A single region of the Salipaludibacillus sp. LMS25 genome encodes:
- a CDS encoding SMP-30/gluconolactonase/LRE family protein codes for MMMEKNRAELILDAKALLGEGPCWDAKTNTLIWVDINGHTVNVYNPMTREDKRYDVGEYVGAAVVRENGGLLLALTDGFYSFDMKTQTISRIEDTESHIKTNRFNDGKCDPKGRFWTGTMVLDGDPGEANLYRLDNDLTVQLMVADVTVSNGLAWDITKSRMYYIDTRTKAIRTYDFDNETGDIANAKTVVTFQPEMGSPDGMTIDEEGMLWVAFFRGWRVIRLNPETGQTLMEVEVPASQVTSCTFGGEHLDELYITTARNGLSDDDLKEQPYAGGLFKVKPGVKGVPSYTFQDIKRE; via the coding sequence ATGATGATGGAAAAGAATCGAGCAGAATTAATCTTGGATGCGAAAGCGTTATTAGGAGAAGGGCCTTGCTGGGATGCAAAGACGAACACATTAATATGGGTAGATATAAATGGTCATACCGTCAATGTCTATAATCCAATGACGAGAGAGGATAAACGCTACGATGTAGGAGAATACGTGGGAGCTGCAGTTGTGCGTGAAAATGGTGGTTTACTGCTTGCGTTGACGGACGGATTTTATAGTTTTGATATGAAGACTCAAACCATTTCTCGTATTGAAGATACTGAATCCCATATTAAAACAAACCGCTTTAACGATGGTAAGTGTGATCCGAAAGGGAGATTTTGGACAGGAACCATGGTTTTGGACGGTGACCCTGGAGAAGCTAATCTTTATCGGTTAGACAATGATTTAACAGTTCAGTTAATGGTTGCTGATGTGACTGTATCCAATGGGTTAGCATGGGATATTACCAAATCACGAATGTATTACATTGATACACGAACAAAAGCAATTCGTACCTATGACTTTGACAATGAAACAGGGGATATTGCCAACGCCAAAACAGTCGTGACGTTTCAACCTGAAATGGGAAGTCCCGACGGTATGACAATTGATGAAGAAGGAATGCTGTGGGTAGCTTTTTTTCGTGGGTGGAGAGTCATCCGTCTGAATCCTGAAACAGGGCAAACACTTATGGAGGTAGAAGTTCCGGCTAGTCAAGTCACGTCGTGCACATTTGGCGGTGAACACTTAGATGAGCTGTATATAACGACCGCACGGAATGGGTTATCGGATGACGATTTAAAAGAACAGCCCTACGCAGGAGGACTTTTTAAAGTCAAGCCTGGCGTGAAGGGCGTGCCATCCTACACGTTTCAAGACATAAAAAGAGAGTAG
- a CDS encoding DUF1540 domain-containing protein — MAVDVLCEVSNCVYWANGNKCDAERIYVVSHTGKEAENQKETDCNTFEPEH, encoded by the coding sequence ATGGCTGTTGATGTCCTTTGTGAAGTAAGTAATTGCGTCTATTGGGCAAACGGAAACAAGTGTGATGCAGAACGAATCTACGTGGTTAGTCATACTGGTAAAGAAGCTGAAAACCAAAAAGAAACCGACTGTAACACATTTGAACCAGAGCATTAG
- a CDS encoding VOC family protein, whose product MINGLAHIALTVKNMEESLSFYCDTLGLTHAFQVNDDNGEPWIEYVQAGPQQFIELFYGGKHKAPAVEQQIGVHHLCFRVDDIHRIAEHLTSQGIELDVKPKRGKGGNEQCWVSDPDGNRIEFLKPDDDSPHLQLF is encoded by the coding sequence ATGATTAATGGACTTGCACACATAGCTCTAACAGTTAAAAATATGGAAGAAAGCCTCTCCTTTTACTGTGACACTCTCGGCTTAACACATGCTTTTCAGGTTAATGATGATAACGGAGAGCCGTGGATAGAATATGTACAAGCCGGCCCTCAGCAATTTATTGAGCTCTTTTACGGAGGTAAGCATAAAGCGCCTGCTGTCGAGCAACAGATTGGCGTCCATCACCTCTGCTTCCGCGTCGATGATATCCATCGTATAGCAGAGCATTTAACGTCGCAAGGCATTGAATTAGATGTGAAACCGAAACGGGGAAAAGGAGGAAATGAGCAATGTTGGGTCAGTGACCCTGATGGAAATCGGATTGAATTTCTTAAGCCTGATGATGATTCTCCTCACTTACAGCTATTTTAA
- a CDS encoding TIGR02206 family membrane protein: MWVGKDSSAVPFTMFSTEHWVMIGLLLMGLVVLYIARDKPVSKKMTCWQKGGALSLLLFEAGYQVWLIRTEQWHVSHALPLELSNISVILVIILLWTGNRWLFGIVFFVGIGGAIQAIVTPVLSFGWPHFRFIHFFYTHILVIWTVFYFLWCRGYRVTFKSVVKAMIFLNVLLPLIYAVNVAVDGNYWFVRRKPGGVSLLDFLGPHPWYIVGMEATAFLLFTFLWLLFGNRKRTSC; this comes from the coding sequence GTGTGGGTTGGAAAAGATAGTTCAGCGGTCCCTTTTACAATGTTTTCGACTGAACATTGGGTCATGATAGGGTTACTGTTGATGGGGCTTGTCGTCCTCTACATTGCTCGCGACAAACCGGTTTCTAAAAAAATGACATGCTGGCAAAAGGGTGGAGCGCTCTCTCTTCTTCTTTTCGAAGCAGGTTATCAGGTATGGCTCATCCGTACAGAACAGTGGCATGTGAGTCATGCATTACCTCTTGAATTAAGCAATATAAGTGTCATATTAGTTATCATACTGTTATGGACAGGAAACAGATGGCTTTTTGGTATCGTTTTTTTTGTCGGAATTGGCGGTGCTATTCAAGCCATTGTCACTCCCGTATTAAGCTTTGGCTGGCCGCATTTTCGATTTATACACTTCTTTTACACGCATATTCTCGTTATTTGGACAGTGTTTTACTTTCTATGGTGTAGGGGATATAGAGTAACATTTAAAAGTGTTGTAAAGGCCATGATTTTTTTAAATGTGCTCCTGCCACTCATTTATGCGGTTAACGTTGCTGTTGATGGGAATTACTGGTTTGTGAGGCGCAAGCCTGGAGGGGTGAGCTTACTGGATTTTTTAGGGCCGCATCCTTGGTATATTGTTGGAATGGAGGCAACGGCCTTTTTATTATTTACGTTCCTGTGGTTACTGTTTGGCAATAGGAAACGGACTTCCTGTTAA
- a CDS encoding superoxide dismutase family protein, translated as MRKQTPKRLLPVAIALFTLAACDEENTPEMSNPNMNLQGNHNDVIVNNNETEPPFTSGSVAEATLLNEDNEEIGDVLFFHEGKSVIVEAHVEGIEPGYHGFHLHDDPLCEHDDDAPFSSATGHYNPEDDVHGDHAGDMPPLYANEDGTAYMAVQLDMFTPEQLLDDGVAVMIHEDPDNLGHIPNRYESTEAHTSGPDDETLDTGDAGARIACGVVTESP; from the coding sequence ATGAGAAAACAAACGCCAAAACGTTTACTACCGGTAGCCATTGCGCTATTTACATTAGCCGCTTGTGATGAAGAAAATACCCCGGAAATGTCTAATCCTAATATGAACCTACAAGGTAATCATAATGACGTTATTGTTAATAATAATGAGACTGAACCGCCATTTACCAGTGGCAGTGTGGCAGAAGCAACACTTCTAAACGAAGACAATGAAGAAATAGGCGACGTGTTATTTTTTCATGAAGGAAAGTCTGTCATTGTTGAAGCTCATGTGGAAGGAATAGAGCCCGGTTATCACGGCTTTCATCTCCATGATGACCCTTTATGTGAACATGATGACGATGCCCCATTCTCATCTGCGACTGGTCACTATAATCCCGAAGACGACGTACACGGGGACCACGCTGGTGACATGCCACCCTTATATGCTAATGAAGATGGAACAGCTTATATGGCTGTACAGCTTGACATGTTCACGCCAGAACAATTATTAGACGATGGGGTTGCCGTCATGATCCATGAAGATCCTGACAATTTAGGTCATATACCTAATAGGTACGAGTCAACAGAGGCACATACAAGCGGGCCAGATGATGAAACGCTAGACACAGGTGACGCTGGAGCTAGGATTGCTTGTGGTGTCGTGACGGAAAGTCCTTAA
- a CDS encoding type 1 glutamine amidotransferase domain-containing protein: MSKVACVLTDMFEDSEYTSPEKALKDEGHEVVVIGTEVNKEVEGKNGEAKVKVEVGIADAKPEDYDALFIPGGFSPDMLRADDRFVEFSKHYMLKNKPVFAICHGPQLLITADILYGRKVTGFKSILVDLKHAGANVFDEEVVVCGNLVTSRTPDDLEAFNRESVKQLT; encoded by the coding sequence ATGAGTAAAGTAGCTTGTGTCCTGACAGATATGTTTGAGGATTCAGAGTATACGTCACCAGAGAAGGCACTGAAGGATGAAGGCCATGAAGTAGTCGTCATCGGAACAGAAGTGAATAAAGAAGTAGAAGGGAAAAACGGTGAGGCTAAAGTTAAAGTAGAAGTAGGCATTGCAGATGCTAAACCAGAAGATTACGATGCTTTATTTATTCCTGGCGGCTTTTCTCCTGACATGCTCAGAGCTGATGACCGTTTTGTAGAATTTTCTAAGCATTACATGTTAAAAAATAAACCAGTATTCGCTATTTGTCATGGCCCGCAGTTGCTAATAACTGCTGACATTCTTTACGGAAGAAAGGTAACTGGTTTCAAATCGATATTAGTAGATTTAAAACATGCTGGGGCAAATGTTTTTGACGAAGAAGTTGTAGTTTGCGGTAACTTAGTAACGAGCCGAACACCTGACGATTTAGAGGCTTTTAATCGTGAATCAGTTAAACAATTAACTTAA
- a CDS encoding superoxide dismutase, producing the protein MSTAREEWSTYVSEVDEWMTAVEAAISYRSEENKEEKKRVVSELESLKTIRGKLLEPLDDDKLKRAFTSQVDYVAAAFDQWRRAGTEVRKEPFVANSQAVPPGGHRLPSLPYAYDALEPYISERIMRLHHLEHHQSYVDGLNKAELAMKEARETNDFDLIRHWEREAAFHGAGHYLHTMFWENMSPQGGGEPSGKLREQINKDFGGFQAFKQHFSEAAKEVQGVGWALLVWAPRARKLEILQAEFHHLLSQQDIIPLLGLDVWEHAYYLQYENNRDEYVKQFWNIINWRNVSDRFKEARHVTWRQL; encoded by the coding sequence ATGTCTACAGCGCGGGAGGAATGGAGTACGTATGTGAGTGAAGTTGACGAGTGGATGACGGCAGTGGAAGCGGCAATCAGTTATCGATCAGAGGAGAATAAAGAAGAGAAAAAGCGTGTGGTCTCCGAATTGGAGTCGTTGAAAACTATTCGTGGTAAATTGTTAGAACCACTGGATGATGATAAGCTTAAGCGTGCTTTTACGTCACAAGTAGACTATGTAGCCGCTGCTTTTGACCAGTGGAGACGTGCAGGTACAGAGGTGAGAAAAGAACCTTTTGTTGCAAACAGTCAGGCTGTTCCACCAGGAGGTCACCGCTTACCGTCTCTTCCTTATGCTTACGACGCTTTAGAGCCTTATATTTCTGAAAGAATTATGCGATTACATCATCTTGAGCATCATCAAAGCTATGTAGATGGCTTAAATAAAGCAGAATTAGCCATGAAAGAAGCAAGAGAAACAAATGATTTTGATCTGATTAGACATTGGGAAAGAGAAGCGGCTTTTCATGGAGCCGGCCATTATCTCCATACGATGTTTTGGGAAAATATGAGTCCACAAGGTGGCGGGGAGCCTAGCGGTAAATTGCGCGAACAAATTAACAAAGACTTTGGCGGTTTCCAAGCATTTAAACAGCATTTTAGTGAAGCGGCTAAAGAAGTTCAAGGTGTTGGCTGGGCATTATTAGTATGGGCACCTCGAGCAAGAAAGTTGGAGATTTTACAAGCTGAGTTTCACCATCTTTTGAGTCAACAAGATATCATTCCTTTACTAGGCTTGGATGTATGGGAGCACGCCTATTATTTGCAATATGAGAATAATCGCGATGAGTATGTGAAGCAGTTTTGGAATATTATTAACTGGCGTAACGTCTCTGATCGATTTAAAGAAGCTCGTCACGTAACATGGCGACAATTGTAA
- a CDS encoding potassium channel family protein, translating into MFSTILITLTVLFLLVNILSFFLKRSYKKSFYDSALLTKLFLILSGLTVGFACLYYLLSLEKPILKINDPTDEVAEVTFLDALYFSGVTMLSVGYGDLVPIGSARFFSLVQAALGLLLPTVYFVKALTETNDKN; encoded by the coding sequence ATGTTTTCAACGATACTCATTACCCTCACCGTTCTTTTTTTACTTGTAAATATTCTTTCCTTTTTCTTAAAGAGATCTTATAAAAAAAGTTTTTATGATTCTGCATTATTAACGAAACTATTTCTAATTCTAAGCGGATTGACTGTAGGTTTTGCCTGCCTTTATTATTTATTATCTTTGGAAAAACCTATTTTAAAAATTAATGATCCAACTGATGAAGTAGCTGAAGTCACTTTTTTAGACGCCTTATACTTTAGTGGCGTGACCATGCTATCTGTTGGCTACGGGGATTTAGTCCCAATTGGTAGTGCCCGTTTTTTCTCACTTGTCCAAGCCGCACTAGGTCTCCTTCTACCTACTGTATATTTTGTAAAAGCTTTAACTGAAACCAATGATAAAAATTGA
- a CDS encoding DUF6612 family protein — protein MKTSFVLVTTGLLLLATGCAESSNNLSQEDVMERVSTNKEDVENYHGEFVLTFELEAGLFSSQASEASFTVDMFETTQDSHGTIYSAADDTEETMEYYKVGEEAYMNTNDEGWENTSDSIDDFTNFDSDYNAMAGILEDIIEETEQTEEEKAYIYTFTGYNKAIYKAFEKPFSVELTGFDLESDTDLDVTITVSKDTFTIESIDYEITADNDLSSIFMTISVDYSDMNQLDPIEIPEKVIKEAN, from the coding sequence ATGAAAACATCATTTGTGTTAGTAACTACCGGATTATTATTGTTAGCAACAGGCTGCGCCGAAAGTTCTAATAATTTATCACAAGAAGACGTCATGGAACGTGTATCTACAAATAAGGAAGACGTGGAAAACTACCATGGCGAATTCGTATTAACATTTGAGTTGGAAGCAGGATTATTCAGTAGTCAAGCTTCTGAAGCCAGCTTTACCGTGGACATGTTTGAGACAACGCAGGATAGTCATGGTACTATTTACAGTGCGGCAGATGATACAGAGGAAACAATGGAATATTATAAAGTGGGCGAAGAAGCCTATATGAATACGAATGACGAAGGCTGGGAGAATACGAGTGATTCTATAGATGACTTCACTAACTTTGACTCTGATTACAATGCAATGGCGGGTATACTCGAAGACATTATTGAAGAAACAGAGCAAACTGAAGAAGAAAAAGCGTATATCTATACATTCACAGGCTATAATAAAGCAATATATAAAGCGTTTGAAAAACCATTCTCCGTGGAGTTAACCGGATTCGATTTAGAAAGCGATACAGATTTAGACGTCACAATTACTGTCTCGAAAGACACATTTACGATTGAAAGTATCGATTATGAGATTACAGCAGACAACGACTTAAGTTCGATCTTTATGACCATTTCAGTTGATTATTCAGATATGAATCAGCTTGATCCGATCGAGATCCCAGAAAAAGTAATTAAAGAAGCTAATTAA
- a CDS encoding phosphatase, producing the protein MNNLDYGLKFLLISSVIFGSTMISASIYTHIYFNDEVPWNTEYGRFGSALLDIGIFPLVISSIFAIIGFLYMGLYYRRGK; encoded by the coding sequence ATGAATAACCTAGATTACGGTCTGAAGTTCTTATTGATAAGCTCTGTGATATTTGGCTCAACTATGATTTCAGCTTCAATTTATACACATATCTATTTTAATGATGAAGTGCCTTGGAATACTGAATACGGTAGATTTGGCAGTGCGTTACTAGACATAGGTATATTTCCATTGGTGATTTCTTCAATTTTTGCAATCATAGGCTTCTTGTATATGGGGTTATATTATAGAAGGGGAAAATAA
- a CDS encoding bifunctional cystathionine gamma-lyase/homocysteine desulfhydrase, translated as MKKKTQLIHGGIVGDKHTGAVSVPIYQVSTYKQDGVGNFQYEYSRTGNPTREALESLIADLEQGHAGFAFGSGMAAISAVIMLFDSGDHIIFTDDVYGGTYRLMSKVMTRFNIDVTFVDTSKPEAITEAIKENTKAIFVETPTNPLLKITNFTEVSSIATKHNLLFIVDNTFATPYWQNPMEHGAHIVLHSATKYLGGHSDVVAGLVVVNSTELAEKLHFIQNSVGGILGPQDSWLLMRGIKTLGLRMEQTEQTTAKIVEYLSSRDDIHSIYYPGLESHPGHDVHKSQSTGFGGMVSFDVGSGERAEKVLRETTFFTLAESLGAVESLISLPAKMTHASIPRERRLELGITDGLVRISVGIEDAEDLIEDLKQALDRE; from the coding sequence ATGAAAAAGAAAACACAATTAATTCATGGTGGAATTGTTGGAGATAAACATACAGGTGCTGTGTCAGTCCCCATTTATCAAGTGAGCACGTACAAACAAGATGGGGTTGGGAATTTTCAATATGAATATTCACGCACAGGGAACCCAACGCGTGAGGCATTAGAAAGTTTAATTGCTGATTTAGAACAAGGACACGCGGGGTTTGCTTTCGGTTCAGGAATGGCAGCAATTTCTGCTGTAATCATGTTATTTGATAGTGGTGATCACATTATTTTTACAGATGATGTTTACGGCGGCACGTACCGTCTTATGAGTAAGGTGATGACCCGATTCAATATAGACGTGACATTTGTGGATACGAGTAAGCCTGAAGCTATTACAGAAGCGATCAAAGAGAACACGAAGGCCATATTTGTTGAAACGCCTACCAATCCATTATTAAAGATTACTAACTTTACAGAAGTAAGCAGTATCGCTACCAAACATAACTTGTTATTTATCGTGGATAATACATTTGCCACGCCTTACTGGCAAAATCCGATGGAACATGGAGCCCATATCGTCCTTCATAGCGCCACTAAATATTTAGGCGGACACAGTGATGTGGTAGCAGGACTGGTGGTTGTTAACTCAACAGAGCTTGCTGAGAAATTACACTTTATTCAAAATTCTGTGGGTGGTATTCTAGGACCGCAAGATTCATGGCTATTAATGAGAGGGATCAAAACGCTTGGCTTACGGATGGAGCAAACAGAACAAACGACAGCAAAAATCGTTGAGTATCTCTCATCAAGAGATGATATTCACTCAATCTATTATCCTGGTTTAGAAAGTCATCCTGGCCACGATGTGCATAAAAGCCAATCAACTGGATTTGGCGGTATGGTATCATTTGATGTTGGTAGTGGCGAACGAGCAGAAAAAGTGTTGCGAGAAACGACCTTCTTTACCCTTGCAGAAAGCTTAGGAGCCGTGGAAAGCTTAATCAGCCTTCCAGCTAAAATGACCCATGCCTCAATCCCACGGGAACGACGTCTTGAACTAGGTATTACAGATGGCCTTGTACGCATATCAGTAGGAATTGAGGATGCCGAAGATTTAATAGAAGACTTAAAACAAGCACTTGATCGAGAATAA
- a CDS encoding DUF4367 domain-containing protein, giving the protein MLKGLLPLASGLSLVSAVVGCSLQDTEEIIENATQAYDNLESYYAEVTHSYYVDGEKETIIYKEWMAPDKHRIELRDGYTYVSNDGESWLYDKEENIITLLDNQEDTLVGIPDESQLVNNILTTMLNSSDVVVEGSVTVAGRSTVHLSLTPNSSTVNSGSYDIWIDEETYVPLKMMWEEDDFRSETLFNHIDYNINIQSDLFNLEVPANADIQTMEEYLSDSLTFEELEEKADYEIPQLTYVPSGYHFQEAKYFETFQESMIEFRNKQGDYLILSISEKTRDIPDDGDLELLDIGRYIGTYSSIDNTQLLSWNTGKLQLELIAKGSDLDKEDVLKTAEHID; this is encoded by the coding sequence ATGTTAAAAGGGCTTTTACCTCTGGCAAGTGGCTTATCCCTCGTTTCAGCCGTTGTGGGATGCTCACTCCAGGATACAGAGGAAATCATAGAAAATGCCACACAAGCTTATGATAACCTTGAAAGCTATTATGCTGAAGTAACACATTCCTATTATGTTGATGGTGAAAAAGAGACAATCATTTATAAAGAATGGATGGCGCCAGATAAACATCGAATTGAATTAAGAGACGGCTACACGTATGTTTCAAATGATGGCGAGTCTTGGCTCTATGATAAAGAAGAAAATATCATTACCTTACTCGATAATCAAGAAGACACGCTAGTAGGAATACCAGACGAATCACAATTAGTAAACAATATACTCACAACGATGCTCAATTCAAGTGATGTAGTCGTTGAAGGGTCGGTCACAGTAGCTGGACGGTCAACAGTTCACTTATCTTTAACACCTAATAGCTCAACAGTCAACTCCGGAAGTTACGACATTTGGATAGATGAAGAAACATACGTTCCTTTAAAAATGATGTGGGAAGAAGACGATTTTCGTTCAGAAACCTTATTTAACCACATCGACTATAATATAAATATTCAAAGCGACTTATTTAATCTAGAGGTGCCTGCCAATGCGGATATTCAAACAATGGAAGAGTATTTATCTGACTCTTTAACATTTGAAGAACTTGAAGAGAAAGCTGATTATGAGATCCCTCAGCTCACTTATGTTCCGTCAGGCTATCATTTTCAAGAAGCTAAGTATTTTGAAACTTTCCAAGAAAGTATGATTGAATTTAGAAATAAGCAAGGTGATTATCTGATCCTCTCAATCTCTGAAAAAACCCGGGATATTCCTGATGATGGAGACCTTGAATTATTAGATATAGGGCGGTATATAGGGACATACTCTAGCATTGATAATACACAGCTATTATCTTGGAATACGGGGAAACTTCAGCTTGAGCTCATTGCTAAAGGATCAGACCTTGATAAAGAAGACGTCCTGAAAACAGCTGAACATATTGATTAA
- a CDS encoding DUF2294 domain-containing protein, whose translation MAVNDSKVYAQISSYIGRLIREKFGKGPTSVYVTIKHPYMTIYLKDFLAPMERVLLEKGEKKRVEETRDVLMEELLPEIMCKLEEIVSIKVKDLYYDWNLENHSGIIFGCIPEGTSPEHGTVSTLPAEVEGPFYKEINEASKRGQKMPEKTEVVLLNDRTILTKRTGILVNVEKELIKNQFTEELKLTKRPMEKRLIDQGKLEDILEKDIEDTFVDWNFDQDIGYFVFITAPKKEKL comes from the coding sequence ATGGCGGTAAATGATTCGAAGGTATATGCGCAAATATCCAGTTATATCGGACGTCTGATCAGGGAAAAGTTCGGGAAAGGGCCGACATCTGTTTATGTGACAATAAAACATCCTTATATGACCATTTACCTGAAAGACTTTTTAGCCCCTATGGAAAGGGTGTTGCTCGAAAAAGGTGAGAAAAAGCGCGTAGAAGAAACGAGAGACGTGCTAATGGAAGAACTATTACCAGAAATTATGTGTAAGCTTGAAGAAATTGTGTCCATCAAAGTGAAAGATTTATATTATGATTGGAATCTTGAAAATCATTCAGGTATTATTTTTGGGTGCATTCCAGAAGGGACTTCTCCAGAGCATGGGACAGTCTCCACACTCCCAGCTGAGGTAGAAGGTCCTTTTTACAAAGAAATTAATGAAGCAAGTAAACGCGGACAAAAAATGCCCGAAAAAACAGAAGTAGTCTTACTTAATGATCGAACCATTTTGACGAAACGGACAGGGATTCTCGTAAATGTAGAAAAGGAACTGATTAAAAATCAATTTACCGAAGAATTAAAACTGACCAAACGTCCCATGGAAAAACGACTTATTGATCAAGGCAAATTAGAAGACATTTTAGAAAAAGATATTGAAGATACGTTTGTGGATTGGAATTTTGACCAAGACATTGGTTATTTTGTTTTTATTACAGCTCCTAAAAAAGAGAAACTCTAA
- a CDS encoding manganese catalase family protein — MFKRIDKLQVNLPKPSKPDPEAAGVVQELLGGRFGEMSTLNNYLFQSFNFRAKKNLRPFYELIASISAEELGHVELVANTINMNLDGSIGNGSTNPDDTPLREALGFENKFNFILGGQNAIPADATGKAWTGDNVFSSGNLVNDLLHNFYLECGARTHKMRVYQMTDNETARELCGYLLVRGGVHVVAYAKALEKVTGVDVMKMLPVPDLDNSKFDHAKKYEEEGSHLKLYRFSDDDYGLLNRIWTGPTPVGPPGELEVVDDVPEGGEIPDLEHLPEEFAPGFDEEQFRELSKRLQYEAGMS, encoded by the coding sequence TTGTTTAAACGCATCGACAAATTGCAGGTGAATTTACCAAAGCCCAGTAAGCCAGACCCAGAAGCAGCAGGTGTTGTCCAAGAGCTGTTAGGTGGCCGATTTGGCGAGATGTCAACGCTAAACAACTATTTATTTCAATCGTTTAACTTTCGTGCCAAAAAGAACCTCCGCCCATTCTACGAGCTTATTGCAAGTATATCAGCAGAAGAACTTGGCCATGTCGAACTCGTTGCCAATACGATTAACATGAATCTTGATGGTTCAATCGGAAACGGAAGCACGAACCCTGACGACACTCCACTAAGAGAAGCTCTTGGTTTTGAGAACAAATTTAATTTTATATTAGGTGGCCAAAATGCCATTCCTGCTGATGCAACTGGAAAAGCGTGGACAGGGGATAATGTTTTTTCAAGCGGAAACTTAGTGAATGATTTACTTCATAACTTCTATCTTGAGTGTGGCGCAAGAACCCATAAAATGCGGGTTTATCAAATGACAGATAACGAAACAGCTCGCGAATTGTGCGGGTATTTACTCGTACGTGGCGGTGTTCATGTTGTGGCCTATGCGAAAGCACTTGAGAAAGTGACAGGGGTTGATGTCATGAAGATGCTTCCTGTCCCTGACTTAGATAATTCTAAATTCGATCATGCAAAAAAATATGAAGAGGAAGGCTCACACTTGAAACTTTATCGATTCAGTGATGACGATTATGGGTTATTAAATCGTATTTGGACAGGCCCTACCCCTGTTGGCCCTCCTGGGGAACTAGAAGTTGTTGATGACGTTCCAGAAGGTGGGGAGATACCAGATCTAGAACATCTTCCAGAAGAATTTGCACCAGGTTTTGACGAAGAACAATTCCGTGAATTGTCAAAACGTCTCCAATATGAAGCTGGTATGTCGTAA
- a CDS encoding acryloyl-CoA reductase — translation MVQSFKAFQTHGDGTGHLLSRTFDELPQGDVTIKVHYSSVNFKDGMATEASAKIVKKYPITPGIDLAGEIVHSTSHDYEIGDHVIVTSYELGVNHDGGYSEYARVPAEWVVPLPSGLTTREAMIIGTAGFTAALSIHKLEMRGLTPEDKPVLVTGATGGVGSLAVDMLKQRGYHVTASTGKATEHEYLKTLGADEIIGRDDVTPDPLKPLQKERWAAAVDPTGGKPLASILSATKRGGAVAASGLTAGVKIPVTVMPFILRGVDLIGIDSVYCPMEIRRTIWERIATDLKPAHLDDIATEISLNQLQETLKNILKSTIRGRVLVKIS, via the coding sequence TTGGTACAATCCTTTAAAGCTTTTCAAACTCATGGTGATGGAACAGGGCACCTTTTGTCGCGAACATTCGATGAGTTACCTCAAGGCGACGTCACGATTAAAGTCCATTATTCAAGCGTTAATTTTAAGGACGGTATGGCAACCGAGGCAAGCGCTAAAATTGTTAAAAAATATCCCATCACTCCGGGAATTGATTTAGCTGGAGAAATCGTTCATTCAACTAGCCATGATTATGAAATTGGGGATCACGTTATCGTAACAAGTTATGAGCTAGGCGTTAATCACGACGGAGGGTATAGTGAGTATGCACGTGTCCCTGCTGAATGGGTCGTCCCGCTACCTAGCGGATTGACGACACGGGAAGCAATGATAATTGGAACAGCCGGTTTTACTGCGGCATTATCCATTCACAAGCTCGAAATGAGAGGTCTTACCCCTGAAGATAAGCCTGTCCTTGTAACAGGAGCCACTGGTGGTGTAGGAAGCCTGGCAGTTGATATGCTGAAACAACGAGGCTATCACGTCACAGCTAGTACTGGTAAAGCCACTGAGCATGAGTATTTGAAGACTTTAGGTGCAGATGAAATTATAGGGCGAGACGACGTAACACCTGACCCATTAAAACCTTTACAAAAAGAACGGTGGGCAGCTGCTGTTGATCCCACAGGTGGAAAACCCCTTGCTTCTATATTAAGTGCCACTAAACGAGGCGGTGCTGTCGCAGCCAGTGGTTTAACGGCAGGCGTTAAAATCCCTGTCACCGTCATGCCTTTCATCTTGCGTGGTGTTGACCTTATTGGCATTGATTCCGTCTACTGCCCGATGGAGATAAGACGGACTATTTGGGAACGGATTGCAACAGACTTAAAACCAGCTCACTTAGACGATATAGCCACAGAAATATCACTGAATCAGTTACAAGAGACGTTAAAAAACATCCTGAAAAGCACCATCAGAGGGCGTGTGCTCGTTAAAATATCATAA